A genomic window from Salvia splendens isolate huo1 chromosome 11, SspV2, whole genome shotgun sequence includes:
- the LOC121754244 gene encoding uncharacterized protein LOC121754244, with amino-acid sequence MEADEDNDSRPLKRPHTSTETDAKEHKDAGDSKHVNQNSLPTVPESSKFENKETGAVHSKETLKDNNEGFNKKAEIRGVTGGRSTVPADPVEVGSSDLDLSSSNDPDIEYLECPDPEFSDFEKMRDENQFRVNQFWACYDTLDSMPRFYAKVRKVCSSPFELHITWLEAVPIHDSFKRWVEAELPVGCGSFKIGKTDKISGCLSLSHQVHCEKGKKRGSFFLYPRKGEVWALLRDWDISWSSDPENHEKFRYEIVEVLSDFAEGIGIKVVHLDKVNGFVSLFLRREQNVTNSFLIDPKELYKFSHFVPSFKMTGMEREGVPIGSFELDPASLPLNPDDLYFPGKAKVDHRDKNPSVGSSLPKCAEENGKSSKSGRICSPHKTVDSKGTTGLWRSPRGGNVMKQSTN; translated from the coding sequence ATGGAAGCTGATGAAGATAATGATTCTAGACCTCTCAAGAGACCTCACACAAGCACAGAGACAGATGCTAAGGAGCATAAGGATGCTGGAGACTCAAAGCATGTTAATCAAAATAGTTTACCCACAGTTCCAGAATCTTCTAAGTTTGAAAACAAAGAGACAGGAGCTGTTCATTCCAAAGAAACTTTGAAGGACAACAATGAGGGTTTTAATAAAAAAGCTGAGATCAGAGGGGTAACTGGTGGTAGGTCTACTGTTCCTGCTGACCCAGTTGAAGTTGGAAGCTCTGACCTAGATTTATCTTCAAGTAATGATCCAGACATAGAATATCTGGAGTGTCCTGACCCAGAATTTAGTGATTTTGAGAAGATGCGTGATGAAAACCAGTTTCGTGTCAATCAGTTTTGGGCTTGTTATGATACATTAGATAGCATGCCAAGATTCTACGCCAAGGTGAGGAAGGTATGTTCTTCTCCGTTTGAATTGCATATTACATGGCTGGAAGCTGTTCCTATACATGATTCTTTTAAAAGGTGGGTAGAGGCAGAGTTGCCTGTTGGTTGTGGAAGTTTCAAGATTGGCAAAACTGACAAAATATCTGGATGCTTGTCACTCTCTCATCAAGTGCATTGTGAAAAAGGGAAAAAGAGAGGTTCTTTTTTCTTATACCCAAGAAAAGGGGAGGTTTGGGCTCTTCTGAGAGACTGGGACATCAGTTGGAGTTCTGACCCCGAGAATCATGAGAAATTCAGATATGAAATTGTTGAGGTTCTCTCGGATTTTGCTGAAGGTATTGGCATAAAAGTTGTCCACTTGGACAAGGTCAATGGATTTGTGAGCCTCTTCCTGAGGCGTGAGCAAAATGTAaccaattcatttttaatagacCCGAAAGAGCTGTACAAGTTCTCTCACTTTGTTCCCAGTTTCAAAATGACTGGCATGGAAAGAGAAGGAGTGCCGATAGGTTCCTTTGAGCTTGATCCTGCTTCTTTACCTCTTAATCCCGATGACTTGTATTTCCCTGGGAAAGCAAAGGTCGACCATAGAGATAAAAATCCTAGTGTTGGGAGCTCACTGCCAAAATGTGCTGAGGAAAACGGTAAATCTTCTAAGTCGGGGAGAATCTGTAGTCCACATAAGACTGTGGATTCGAAAGGGACTACAGGGCTCTGGCGATCGCCTCGAGGAGGGAATGTTATGAAGCAAAGCACGAATTGA
- the LOC121754245 gene encoding diacylglycerol O-acyltransferase 1-like isoform X2: MAIMDSPEIVGATSSGAENGGAQHATLRHRLSVPPVPGSDSSSPEAESAINDIRGDRNGASLIRNSRGGAAESEDRKQDRELSYGNEDEEEREGKVKEGGESSNAKGTDAMAAKFMFRAAAPAHRKNKESPLSSDAIFKQSHAGLFNLCVVVLVAVNSRLIIENLMKYGWLIKAGFWFSSTSLSDWPLLMCCLCLPVFALAAFLVEKLVKLKYIHEWVAVFLHVIITTTAILFSVVVILRYVFSTIKVEHCF; this comes from the exons ATGGCGATCATGGACTCGCCCGAGATCGTCGGCGCGACTTCGTCCGGCGCCGAGAATGGCGGCGCGCAGCACGCCACTCTTCGACATAGGCTCTCCGTTCCGCCTGTCCCCGGCTCCGATTCCAGCTCCCCGGAGGCTGAGAGCGCAATCAATGACATCAGAGGTGACAGAAACGGCGCTAGTTTGATTCGGAATTCCCGAGGCGGAGCTGCGGAATCCGAGGACAGGAAGCAGGATAGGGAGTTGAGTTATGGCAacgaggatgaggaggagaggGAGGGCAAAGTGAAGGAGGGTGGAGAAAGTAGTAATGCCAAGGGAACGGACGCAATGGCCGCCAAATTCATGTTCAGAGCAGCGGCGCCTGCTCACCGCAAAAATAAGGAGAGTCCTCTTAGCTCCGACGCTATCTTTAAACAG AGCCATGCTGGTCTGTTCAACCTTTGTGTAGTGGTGCTTGTTGCTGTAAATAGCAGACTTATAATTGAGAATTTGATGAAG TATGGGTGGTTGATCAAAGCAGGATTTTGGTTTAGTTCAACGTCACTTAGTGATTGGCCACTGTTAATGTGTTG TCTTTGTCTTCCAGTTTTTGCGCTTGCTGCATTTCTTGTTGAGAAGTTGGTGAAACTAAAATATATACATGAGTGG GTTGCAGTTTTTCTACATGTAATAATTACAACAACGGCGATCTTGTTTTCGGTTGTTGTCATTCTTAGGTATGTCTTCAGTACTATAAAAGTAGAACATTGTTTCTAA
- the LOC121754245 gene encoding diacylglycerol O-acyltransferase 1-like isoform X3, whose translation MAIMDSPEIVGATSSGAENGGAQHATLRHRLSVPPVPGSDSSSPEAESAINDIRGDRNGASLIRNSRGGAAESEDRKQDRELSYGNEDEEEREGKVKEGGESSNAKGTDAMAAKFMFRAAAPAHRKNKESPLSSDAIFKQSHAGLFNLCVVVLVAVNSRLIIENLMKYGWLIKAGFWFSSTSLSDWPLLMCCLCLPVFALAAFLVEKLVKLKYIHEWVAVFLHVIITTTAILFSVVVILRFG comes from the exons ATGGCGATCATGGACTCGCCCGAGATCGTCGGCGCGACTTCGTCCGGCGCCGAGAATGGCGGCGCGCAGCACGCCACTCTTCGACATAGGCTCTCCGTTCCGCCTGTCCCCGGCTCCGATTCCAGCTCCCCGGAGGCTGAGAGCGCAATCAATGACATCAGAGGTGACAGAAACGGCGCTAGTTTGATTCGGAATTCCCGAGGCGGAGCTGCGGAATCCGAGGACAGGAAGCAGGATAGGGAGTTGAGTTATGGCAacgaggatgaggaggagaggGAGGGCAAAGTGAAGGAGGGTGGAGAAAGTAGTAATGCCAAGGGAACGGACGCAATGGCCGCCAAATTCATGTTCAGAGCAGCGGCGCCTGCTCACCGCAAAAATAAGGAGAGTCCTCTTAGCTCCGACGCTATCTTTAAACAG AGCCATGCTGGTCTGTTCAACCTTTGTGTAGTGGTGCTTGTTGCTGTAAATAGCAGACTTATAATTGAGAATTTGATGAAG TATGGGTGGTTGATCAAAGCAGGATTTTGGTTTAGTTCAACGTCACTTAGTGATTGGCCACTGTTAATGTGTTG TCTTTGTCTTCCAGTTTTTGCGCTTGCTGCATTTCTTGTTGAGAAGTTGGTGAAACTAAAATATATACATGAGTGG GTTGCAGTTTTTCTACATGTAATAATTACAACAACGGCGATCTTGTTTTCGGTTGTTGTCATTCTTAG ATTTGGCTAG
- the LOC121754243 gene encoding cyclin-L1-1-like → MIYTAIDTFYLSEEQLKSSPSRKDGIDEATETTLRIYGCDLIQESGILLKLPQAVMATGQVLFHRFYCKKSFARFNVKRVAASCLWLATKLEESPRKARQILIVFHRMECRRENLPIEHLDTSSKRYVDLKADLIRTERHLLKEMGFICHVEHPHKFISNYIATLEIPPELRQEAWNLANDSLRTTLCVRFKSAVVACGVVYAAARRSQVPLPENPPWWKAFDADKSGIDEVCRVLAHLYSLPKAQYIPVCKEGGSFTTPANRSWDSPHQSASKDGQLAGTTTNEDTSTAKAPSTAVNAEAGKDELVKASLEKLKDTKKSDKDGKSTTNGGDSREEPQAKLSSDTRTETGGERIKERERDRERERTRGRDHDRGRDSDRERGRDERDDCERGRVKVRERVHGSRDKGKDSGRMEKSLHHSSRERDHHSSSYASKEKDRRRHHSYA, encoded by the exons ATGATTTATACAGCAATTGACACGTTTTATCTATCAGAAGAACAGCTGAAGAGTTCACCATCTCGTAAAGATGGCATTGACGAGGCCACTGAAACTACACTTAGAATCTATGGTTGTGACCTCATACAAGAGAGCGGCATATTGCTTAAGCT ACCACAAGCTGTTATGGCCACTGGTCAAGTCCTATTTCATCGCTTCTACTGCAAGAAGTCATTTGCTCGGTTTAATGTGAAG AGGGTTGCAGCTAGTTGTCTCTGGCTTGCTACAAAACTTGAGGAGAGTCCTAGAAAAGCAAGGCAGATACTGATTGTCTTTCACAGGATGGAATGTAGGAGGGAGAACTTGCCAATAGAGCATTTGGACACATCCTCCAAG AGATATGTGGATCTGAAGGCAGATTTGATCAGAACAGAAAGGCATCTTCTCAAAGAGATGGGTTTCATCTGTCATGTTGAGCACCCTCACaaattcatatcaaattacATTGCTACTCTGGAAATTCCCCCAGAACTCAGACAAGAAGCTTGGAATCTTGCAAACGACAG TTTGCGCACGACTTTGTGTGTGAGATTCAAAAGTGCAGTTGTGGCATGTGGTGTTGTATATGCTGCAGCCCGCAGGTCTCAAGTGCCATTACCTGAGAATCCTCCATGGTGGAAAGCATTTGATGCCGACAAATCTGGAATCGATGAGGTTTGCAGAGTTTTGGCGCATCTGTACAGCCTTCCAAAGGCCCAGTATATTCCTGTTTGTAAGGAAGGGGGTTCCTTCACCACACCTGCTAATCGATCATGGGATTCACCACATCAGTCAGCTTCAAAG GATGGTCAATTAGCAGGAACAACCACAAATGAAGACACCAGTACTGCAAAGGCTCCTTCCACTGCTGTCAATGCAGAAGCTGGTAAGGACGAACTGGTCAAAGCTTCTCTCGAAAAATTGAAGGATACAAAGAAAAGTGACAAGGATGGTAAAAGCACAACAAATGGCGGCGACTCAAGAGAGGAACCTCAGGCTAAACTGTCATCGGACACTAGGACAGAGACAGGTGGCGAAAGGATcaaggagagggagagagacaGGGAAAGGGAGAGAACCAGGGGCAGAGACCATGATAGAGGCCGGGATTCTGACAGAGAACGTGGACGGGATGAGAGGGATGACTGTGAAAGGGGCAGAGTCAAGGTTAGGGAGAGGGTTCATGGTTCAAGGGACAAAGGAAAAGATTCTG GACGCATGGAGAAGTCTTTGCATCATTCTTCTCGAG AACGAGACCATCACAGCTCTTCTTATGCATCAAAAGAGAAGGATCGCCGCAGGCATCATTCATATGCTTGA
- the LOC121754245 gene encoding diacylglycerol O-acyltransferase 1-like isoform X1, whose protein sequence is MAIMDSPEIVGATSSGAENGGAQHATLRHRLSVPPVPGSDSSSPEAESAINDIRGDRNGASLIRNSRGGAAESEDRKQDRELSYGNEDEEEREGKVKEGGESSNAKGTDAMAAKFMFRAAAPAHRKNKESPLSSDAIFKQSHAGLFNLCVVVLVAVNSRLIIENLMKYGWLIKAGFWFSSTSLSDWPLLMCCLCLPVFALAAFLVEKLVKLKYIHEWVAVFLHVIITTTAILFSVVVILSSEGIQKCQDQCCSSSICT, encoded by the exons ATGGCGATCATGGACTCGCCCGAGATCGTCGGCGCGACTTCGTCCGGCGCCGAGAATGGCGGCGCGCAGCACGCCACTCTTCGACATAGGCTCTCCGTTCCGCCTGTCCCCGGCTCCGATTCCAGCTCCCCGGAGGCTGAGAGCGCAATCAATGACATCAGAGGTGACAGAAACGGCGCTAGTTTGATTCGGAATTCCCGAGGCGGAGCTGCGGAATCCGAGGACAGGAAGCAGGATAGGGAGTTGAGTTATGGCAacgaggatgaggaggagaggGAGGGCAAAGTGAAGGAGGGTGGAGAAAGTAGTAATGCCAAGGGAACGGACGCAATGGCCGCCAAATTCATGTTCAGAGCAGCGGCGCCTGCTCACCGCAAAAATAAGGAGAGTCCTCTTAGCTCCGACGCTATCTTTAAACAG AGCCATGCTGGTCTGTTCAACCTTTGTGTAGTGGTGCTTGTTGCTGTAAATAGCAGACTTATAATTGAGAATTTGATGAAG TATGGGTGGTTGATCAAAGCAGGATTTTGGTTTAGTTCAACGTCACTTAGTGATTGGCCACTGTTAATGTGTTG TCTTTGTCTTCCAGTTTTTGCGCTTGCTGCATTTCTTGTTGAGAAGTTGGTGAAACTAAAATATATACATGAGTGG GTTGCAGTTTTTCTACATGTAATAATTACAACAACGGCGATCTTGTTTTCGGTTGTTGTCATTCTTAG TTCGGAAGGAATCCAAAAATGCCAAGACCAATGCTGCTCAAGCTCAATCTGCACGTAA